A window of Pseudomonas denitrificans (nom. rej.) genomic DNA:
ACCGGATGTCCGGGGCAAGACCTTTTGGTTCCTTTTGGGGCGTTTGCCAAAAGGGACTCGCCCGAGGGGGCGAAACAAGAAGTTCTCGCGCACGCTGAAGCGGCGCTGGAACTCCCACGCTGAGGCAGCAGATCCCAAACACTGGAACCGGGGTACGCGATCGCGGGCATAGCCCGCTCCTACACCCCACCGCGGAGCATCACGGCGCCTGCTTGATCACCTGACTGAACCCCAGCACCGCAAACACCGGAACCTCCGGAGTAATGGACGGCACATTGGCGACCTCCTTGAGCGGCTCCAGCTTCTCTTCCAGGTCGAAGTCGATCAGCTTGAGCACCAGCGGCTCCATGGTCGTCACTTCGATGCGGCTCTCGCTGGGACGACTGACCAGCACCTCGGACTTGAGCCGGCGCTGCTGGCCGTGCAGGTCGAGGTTGAAATCCACGGTTTCCTGGCGCGACTGGCCGACCTGTAGGTCCTCGTAACGGCTGAGGTCCAGCTGGCTGCTGACGATCGCCTCAGGGAAGCGCTCGATCTCGAAGAAGGCATTGCGCATACGCTCATCGCGCAGTGCCAGGCCGCTGTCGATGGACTCCAGCGGCACCACCACACGCACCGCGCCCTTGTCGTCGATCTGCCCGGAGAGGCGGTCGAAACGCTGCACTTCTGCCATCTTGCCGCGCTTGACCGAGACGAAGCTGATCCGCGAGGTGTCGCCGTCCAGTTGCCATTCGGCCAGGGCCAGGGGGCTGGCCAGCACCAGCAACGCGCATACAGCTCCTGTTACAAAAGAGTGCATTGATCCTCCGAAGCGGGTCGCCCCGCTCCGTGGAGCGCGCCCGTCAGTGGCTGCCCGATTCGGGCAAATCATCCGCCTGGGGCATCAGTTGGCATCCCTCGCGCGCACTGAGCCAGGCGGCTGTCTGCGTACTGCCCAGGCCGCGGGCGGTCACCCGCTTGCGCGCTTCGTCGTCGAGGAAGGCGCTGGTCGGCACGTACTGTTTGGTATAGGCCCGGCAATAGTCTGCCGAGTTCCCCATAACGTAGCGGCAGGAGCAGTACTCCTTGGCGGTATAGGCGCCGATGATGCCGGGGAAGGCGGCGAGATGGATGCGGTTCTGCCAGGCCGTGGTCACCAGCGCGAGCAGCAGCAGGACCAGGGCGGTGAGGATCGGATGGCGGCGGATCATGGCTGCACCTCCCCGTGGGCGAAGGCCGCCTGGGCAAGCTTGAGGAAGGTGTCGTGCTGGTAGCTGCCGTCGCGGTCGTCGGCGTAGCGAACGATCACCAGCTTCTGTTCGGGAATCACGTACAGCGCCTGGCCCCAGTGGCCGAGGGCGGCGAAGGTGTCCTCGGGCGCATCCGGCCAGGGCGCGGGCGCACCGGCCACCGGGCGGTTGAGCCACCACTGGCCGCCGGGCACCGCCTCATTGGGCTTCTTCGGATCGGGCTGGTACTCGGGGAATGGCGCGAGGACGAATTTCAGCCAGTCCTGTGGCAGCAACTGGCGATCCTTCCAGCGCCCGTCGCGCTCCATCAGCAGGCCGATGCGCGCCAAGTCGCGGGCGGTCATGTAGGCGTAGGACGAACCGACGAAGGTGCCGCTGGCGTCACGCTCCCAGACCGCGGACTGGATGCCCAGCGGCTCGAACAGCGCGGTCCAGGGGTAGTTGGCGTAGTCCTTGCCGACCATCTGCTTGAGCGTGGCGGAGAGCACGTTGCTGTCGCCGCTGGAGTAACGGAAGCGCTTGCCCGGCTCGGCATCCGCGGGGAAGCCGGCGGTGAACTTCGCCATGTCGTCGCGGCCACGGGTGTAGAGCATCGCCACCACCGAGGAGCGTACCGGCGCGTATTCGTACTCTTCCTGCCAGGCCAGGCCCGAGGCCCAGTGCAGCAGGTCGCGCATCTTGATGTCGGGGTGCTCGGCGAAGGCCGGGTAATACTTGGCGACCGGGTCGTCGAGCTGGAATTTCCCCTCGCCGAAGGCCACGCCGAGGACGCTGGCCATCACGCTCTTGCTCATCGACCAGGCGAGGTGCGGAGTCTCGGCGCGTGTCGGGCCGGCGTAGCGCTCGTAGATCAGTTGGCCATCGCGAATGACGACCACGGCGTCAGTGCGCACGCCCTTGCGGGTGCCGTCGTCGCGCGTGGGGAAGGCGTAGTTTTCGAACGCCTGCACGGCGGTGCCGCTGGGCGTGGCACCGTGGGGCCAGTCGGCCTCGGGCCAGGTTTCGCTACCGTGGGCGTGGCTGCTCAGCAGGCAGGTGGCCAGCGCCAGCGCGCGCAGCGCTGGGCGGAAGGGGGCAAAGGGCATCGGCGGGCCTCTTGTTATCAGGTCGGCCCGCACCCTAGCACGGTGAAGATGACGGATTAAGCGCCGATCGTGCCGTAATCAAGGACGATTGGCGCAATCGGTCAGCGCCGTGCTTGTTGACAGGAACGTGTCAGCACGAGCGCGCTAGCGAGGAACCTGGTAGTCGTCCGGCCCCATGAGGTCCATGCCGCATTGCAGGTCGGCGATCCAGTCGAGGAATGCCGTGATCATCGGTTTGCCCACGAAGGGCCGGCCGTGCTGCGGGACGATCATCTCGATGTCCAGGCCGCGAACCATGTTGGCCCACAGCCGGCCGACCTTGTTCGAGGCCATGTAGCGGCGGTGGAAACCTTCCATGTGCGGCACGTGGGCCGCGAAGTCCTGTGCCGGGCTGGCGTCGTCCACCAGGGATGCGCCCATGTCGCCGGAGAAGAGGATCTTGCTGATCGGGTCGTAGACCTGGAAGTTGCCCACCGAGTGGAGGAAGTGCGCGGGGATCATCTTCAGCTGGCAGCGGCCCAGCTGCACCGATTCGCCACGGTCCGGCAGCGGGATCACGCGGTCATAGGTGGAGATGCCATGGCTGACCGCCAGGTAGCTGGCCGTGAGGTGCGGCAGGAAGCGTGCCCAGAGTTTCGAGCAGATGACCTTGGCGCGGGTGTGCAGCAGCCACTTGTCCAGCGCGGCGATGATGTCCGGGTCCTGGTGCGAGGCGAAGATGTAGTCCAGGTCCTGCAGCGGGAACAGCTTGGAGAGTTCCAGCGACAACGGCGTGTAGGTCAGGTCGCCGCCCGGATCGAGCAGCAGGCGCTTGTCGTGGTCGACGATGAGGAACTGGTTGGATTGCACACCGTCGCCGCTGACCAGATCGTCGAAACACAGGCATTGGTGTTTACCGTCGTCGAACAGCACGATGGGTTCGCGTCGCATGAGGGGATTTCCTAAAGCAGTGGGAGGGAAAACAGTGGGTAGCCCTACGGAAATTTCTAGGTATCTCAGAAACTTCTGTAAGGCTAACGTCCCCTCCCCAAGCCCTCACTGACGTGGGTCAAGGCCTATTGCCACCCTCGCTTTCTCCAGGCGTTTGGCCCGTGCGGAGCCGGCGATGGCCAGCACGCCCTTGTCCCGCTTCCACACCGCAGCCTGCTCCGCAGCGCCTGAGGCAAATGCGGCATCCAGTGCCGAAGCGAGG
This region includes:
- a CDS encoding YceI family protein translates to MHSFVTGAVCALLVLASPLALAEWQLDGDTSRISFVSVKRGKMAEVQRFDRLSGQIDDKGAVRVVVPLESIDSGLALRDERMRNAFFEIERFPEAIVSSQLDLSRYEDLQVGQSRQETVDFNLDLHGQQRRLKSEVLVSRPSESRIEVTTMEPLVLKLIDFDLEEKLEPLKEVANVPSITPEVPVFAVLGFSQVIKQAP
- a CDS encoding amidase; the encoded protein is MIRRHPILTALVLLLLALVTTAWQNRIHLAAFPGIIGAYTAKEYCSCRYVMGNSADYCRAYTKQYVPTSAFLDDEARKRVTARGLGSTQTAAWLSAREGCQLMPQADDLPESGSH
- a CDS encoding serine hydrolase domain-containing protein, yielding MPFAPFRPALRALALATCLLSSHAHGSETWPEADWPHGATPSGTAVQAFENYAFPTRDDGTRKGVRTDAVVVIRDGQLIYERYAGPTRAETPHLAWSMSKSVMASVLGVAFGEGKFQLDDPVAKYYPAFAEHPDIKMRDLLHWASGLAWQEEYEYAPVRSSVVAMLYTRGRDDMAKFTAGFPADAEPGKRFRYSSGDSNVLSATLKQMVGKDYANYPWTALFEPLGIQSAVWERDASGTFVGSSYAYMTARDLARIGLLMERDGRWKDRQLLPQDWLKFVLAPFPEYQPDPKKPNEAVPGGQWWLNRPVAGAPAPWPDAPEDTFAALGHWGQALYVIPEQKLVIVRYADDRDGSYQHDTFLKLAQAAFAHGEVQP
- a CDS encoding MBL fold metallo-hydrolase; protein product: MRREPIVLFDDGKHQCLCFDDLVSGDGVQSNQFLIVDHDKRLLLDPGGDLTYTPLSLELSKLFPLQDLDYIFASHQDPDIIAALDKWLLHTRAKVICSKLWARFLPHLTASYLAVSHGISTYDRVIPLPDRGESVQLGRCQLKMIPAHFLHSVGNFQVYDPISKILFSGDMGASLVDDASPAQDFAAHVPHMEGFHRRYMASNKVGRLWANMVRGLDIEMIVPQHGRPFVGKPMITAFLDWIADLQCGMDLMGPDDYQVPR